In the Populus trichocarpa isolate Nisqually-1 chromosome 1, P.trichocarpa_v4.1, whole genome shotgun sequence genome, one interval contains:
- the LOC7465095 gene encoding transcription factor BOA, with translation MGEEVKMSEYEINDEDNINRDDERIDVWEMGLPTPYDLTPLSQLLIPPELASAFNISPEPHRTPLDVNRASQNTLSNLHGHLNALSSNNFKSFNETTGQTHDPMVVELEEEEEEEEEDVTEAMDRDGSGSEARKLRRIDSEEADSALRTENWVDDPSSAAARTLKRPRLVWTPQLHKRFVDVVGHLGMKNAVPKTIMQWMNVEGLTRENVASHLQKYRLYLKRKQGLSSEGPSASDQLFASTPVPQSLHESGGGSCGGGNFGMPIPMPYHHPATTAGGMMPMPVYGHMGIQMVNDHVHNNNNSNNYQHQQVSMNSHQNGYNGNVALLMGNKHVHNSSNKHQHQQVSTNSHQNGYNGNVAYGHMFQQRDWNGTNYGPYSHHPHHAVSNDNM, from the coding sequence ATGGGAGAAGAAGTGAAAATGAGTGAATACGAAATCAACGATGAAGATAACATCAACAGGGACGATGAAAGAATTGATGTGTGGGAGATGGGATTACCTACACCTTATGATCTCACTCCTTTATCACAACTGTTGATCCCACCTGAACTTGCTTCCGCCTTCAACATCTCCCCTGAGCCTCACCGTACTCCGCTCGATGTCAACCGAGCTTCCCAGAACACTCTCTCCAATCTCCACGGTCATTTAAACGCCCTATCGTCTAACAATTTCAAGTCCTTCAACGAAACGACAGGTCAAACGCACGACCCTATGGTAGTCGAgttagaggaggaggaggaggaggaggaggaggatgtgaCCGAGGCGATGGATCGGGACGGGTCCGGATCCGAAGCAAGGAAGTTGAGGAGGATTGATTCTGAAGAGGCGGATTCAGCCTTGAGGACTGAGAACTGGGTGGATGACCCGTCATCTGCTGCGGCGAGGACTTTGAAACGGCCACGGCTGGTGTGGACCCCGCAGTTGCATAAGAGATTTGTTGATGTGGTGGGCCACTTAGGGATGAAAAACGCGGTCCCGAAAACAATTATGCAGTGGATGAATGTCGAGGGTTTGACTCGCGAAAATGTAGCTAGTCATTTGCAAAAGTACCGGCTTTATTTGAAGAGGAAACAGGGGTTGTCGAGTGAAGGACCCTCTGCTTCTGATCAGTTGTTTGCGTCCACTCCAGTGCCGCAGAGTTTGCACGAGAGCGGCGGCGGAAGCTGTGGGGGTGGGAATTTCGGAATGCCAATTCCAATGCCTTATCATCATCCCGCCACCACGGCTGGTGGGATGATGCCAATGCCGGTTTATGGACATATGGGGATCCAAATGGTGAATGATCatgttcataataataataatagcaataattaTCAGCATCAGCAAGTTAGTATGAATAGTCATCAAAATGGGTATAATGGAAATGTTGCTTTGCTAATGGGGAATAAGCATGTtcataatagtagtaataagcATCAGCATCAGCAAGTTAGTACGAATAGTCATCAAAATGGGTATAATGGAAATGTTGCTTATGGACATATGTTTCAGCAGAGGGATTGGAATGGGACTAATTATGGTCCATACTCGCATCATCCTCATCATGCAGTATCTAATGATAATATGTGA